The following coding sequences are from one Caloranaerobacter sp. TR13 window:
- a CDS encoding LiaF transmembrane domain-containing protein: protein MKNKNFTAGFILIFLGIFWLLSNLGILTFSVWAVLFDLWPIILIILGLNLIFRKSKSIIIITWILFIIFAIFYGLYLENSDSYKLENPNIVLEKRNTITNGILDLKLLAGNFSLKSTENELLNAYITDPNIYYESNINNHSKTAQIEFKHKKNKKAATNRGYEYKFNIDEDMIWDINFDMGAVDGTFDLQSIIFQNLDIEAGAGSIDILLGQKLKNSKIDIDMGAGNIDITIPKNLGVKIKFDGGVKHSNLKKLNWIRKDSYYMSPNYDNTDKKVYITINIGAGNLNIRYK from the coding sequence TTGAAAAATAAAAATTTTACAGCAGGTTTTATATTAATATTCTTAGGCATCTTTTGGCTCTTAAGTAACCTTGGTATTTTAACTTTTTCTGTTTGGGCAGTTTTATTTGATTTATGGCCAATAATTTTAATTATTTTAGGATTAAATTTAATATTTAGAAAAAGCAAAAGTATTATTATCATTACTTGGATATTATTCATAATCTTTGCTATATTTTATGGACTTTATTTGGAAAACTCAGACTCATATAAACTAGAAAATCCAAACATTGTTTTAGAAAAAAGAAATACTATAACTAATGGTATTTTAGATCTTAAATTATTAGCAGGTAACTTTAGTTTAAAATCTACAGAAAATGAACTTCTTAATGCTTATATAACCGATCCAAATATTTATTATGAATCTAATATTAACAACCATTCAAAAACTGCACAAATTGAATTCAAACACAAAAAAAATAAAAAAGCAGCAACTAATAGAGGATATGAATACAAATTTAATATTGATGAAGATATGATTTGGGATATAAATTTTGATATGGGAGCTGTAGATGGCACTTTTGATTTGCAAAGTATCATTTTTCAAAACTTAGATATTGAGGCCGGTGCTGGAAGTATTGATATTTTATTAGGTCAAAAATTAAAAAACTCAAAAATAGATATTGATATGGGAGCTGGTAATATTGATATAACTATTCCAAAAAATTTAGGAGTTAAAATTAAATTCGATGGTGGTGTAAAACACAGTAATCTAAAGAAGCTTAATTGGATACGTAAAGATAGTTATTATATGTCTCCTAATTACGATAATACTGATAAAAAAGTTTATATAACTATTAATATAGGAGCTGGTAATCTTAATATTAGATATAAATAA
- a CDS encoding PspC domain-containing protein, which translates to MQQKLYRSTSDKMIAGVCGGIAEYFNIDSTLVRLFWLILGFTMGIGFFAYIICAIVIPESPIFSHEYNLQDKDNNKNNNEKNKILAGSILILLGAIFLLKKTLYWIDFEKLWPILLIIAGIYIIYSQKVGD; encoded by the coding sequence ATGCAACAAAAATTATATCGTTCAACTAGTGACAAAATGATTGCAGGTGTTTGTGGAGGTATAGCTGAGTATTTTAACATTGACTCTACTTTAGTTAGATTATTTTGGCTTATACTAGGATTTACTATGGGAATAGGCTTTTTCGCATATATAATATGTGCTATAGTAATTCCTGAATCACCTATATTTTCACACGAATATAATTTACAAGATAAGGATAATAACAAAAATAATAATGAAAAAAATAAAATACTTGCAGGTTCAATCTTAATTCTACTTGGAGCTATATTTCTATTAAAAAAAACATTATATTGGATTGACTTCGAAAAATTATGGCCTATTTTACTTATAATTGCAGGTATATATATAATATATAGTCAGAAAGTGGGGGATTGA
- a CDS encoding cell wall hydrolase, translated as MPYSTRELFARIIKCEAGGEGELGMKAVATVVMNRVHVAYGEYQRVCQGDLRKVIYQKGQFDCVRGTIAGRANPQTIWASPPEKIHYDIADWALSGNKVYNIGDCLWYMNPFRPTCPSTFPWNGTGSLRTRIRKHCFYSPTELYKDT; from the coding sequence ATGCCATACTCTACACGTGAGTTGTTTGCTAGGATAATCAAATGTGAAGCAGGAGGAGAAGGTGAATTAGGAATGAAGGCAGTTGCAACAGTAGTAATGAACAGGGTACACGTAGCTTATGGAGAATATCAAAGAGTATGTCAGGGAGATTTAAGAAAAGTTATTTATCAGAAAGGACAATTTGATTGTGTTAGAGGCACAATAGCTGGTAGAGCAAATCCACAGACAATCTGGGCTAGTCCACCAGAAAAGATACATTATGATATTGCTGATTGGGCTTTATCAGGCAATAAAGTTTATAATATAGGAGATTGTCTATGGTATATGAACCCATTTAGACCAACATGTCCAAGTACTTTTCCTTGGAATGGAACAGGAAGTTTGAGAACTAGAATAAGAAAACATTGTTTTTATTCACCAACTGAGTTGTATAAAGACACTTAA
- a CDS encoding sugar phosphate nucleotidyltransferase, with protein MIIIKAVIMAGGKGTRLRPLTCDLPKPMVPILNKPVMEYSIELLRKYEITDIAVTLAYLPDVIINYFEDGSKWGVNIKYFIEEIPLGTGGSVKNAEEFLNDTFIVISGDALTDINLKRAIEFHKTKNSLATIVLKKEPVPLEYGVIITNEEGRIESFLEKPSWGEVFSDTINTGIYILEPQALSYYKKGDNFDFSKDLFPKLLKNKENIYGYIADGYWCDIGDLKSYVQTHFDILSKKVDIQLKCKEENDGVWIEEGVTLGDKVSIIPPVYIGKNTVIKEKVKLEPYTVIGDYCKIESSCSIKKSVLWSNVIVGNNSELRGTVICNNTKLEKNISTFEGSVVGKGCNILSGSIIKPNCKIWPDKKIEENTIINENLVWGTKYSKNIFGYRDIKGVVNIDITPEFASRLASAFASTKEQNGIYVVASDNSDASILIRKSLISGILSTGAGVIEIDNSVIPMSRFAIRYFKADGGLHVRSDNIEPDMIRIELLDGNGSNLNRAMERKVENLFNRGDFQRCKFKAIKKVMHIDNFYYYYIKKGQDILKSINEIKRENFRILISSRSEDIMKLAKDYLADLGCKVKLDYSIVDFDSTDDYLNYMSEKVRNGVYKMGIIYSENAENTILIDELGRIIDKARYVVLVSLVILKSGIVKNLVVPYNAPKVIDKIANKYYTNVIRSKNNPSDIINSILKIEDDEESIMLQYTLNFDGIWGTGKIIDYLVSSNKTLANLYDEIPDIHYIKSEVICDWQDKGRVIRQIIEENKDPGIEMFEGVRFNSENGWALILPDSERPVFNIYAEGLTEEYAKEISTFYIDKVKKILQNQGH; from the coding sequence GTGATTATTATTAAAGCTGTAATTATGGCAGGTGGGAAAGGAACAAGGCTTAGACCACTAACTTGTGATTTACCAAAGCCTATGGTGCCTATACTTAATAAACCTGTTATGGAATATAGTATAGAATTGTTGAGAAAATATGAAATTACTGATATAGCTGTTACTTTAGCTTATTTACCAGATGTAATAATAAACTATTTTGAAGACGGTTCTAAATGGGGCGTTAATATTAAATATTTTATTGAAGAAATCCCTTTAGGTACAGGTGGCAGTGTGAAAAATGCAGAAGAATTCTTAAATGATACTTTTATCGTAATAAGTGGTGATGCTTTAACAGATATAAATCTTAAACGAGCTATAGAATTTCACAAAACTAAGAATTCTTTAGCAACGATTGTATTAAAAAAAGAACCAGTACCTCTTGAATATGGAGTAATTATAACAAATGAGGAAGGCAGAATAGAAAGCTTTCTTGAAAAACCTAGTTGGGGTGAGGTGTTTAGCGATACAATTAATACAGGAATTTACATATTAGAACCTCAAGCATTATCTTATTATAAAAAAGGAGATAATTTTGATTTTAGCAAGGATTTATTTCCCAAATTATTAAAAAACAAAGAAAATATCTATGGTTATATCGCAGATGGATATTGGTGCGATATAGGTGATTTAAAATCTTATGTACAGACTCATTTTGATATTCTTAGTAAAAAAGTTGACATACAATTAAAATGCAAAGAAGAAAATGATGGAGTATGGATAGAAGAAGGAGTAACACTAGGAGATAAAGTTAGTATTATACCACCTGTTTATATCGGTAAAAATACAGTTATAAAAGAAAAAGTTAAGCTAGAACCATATACGGTTATAGGTGATTATTGCAAGATAGAAAGCAGTTGTTCTATAAAGAAAAGTGTACTTTGGTCAAATGTTATAGTAGGTAATAATTCAGAATTAAGAGGGACAGTTATTTGCAACAATACAAAACTTGAAAAAAATATATCAACTTTTGAAGGCTCAGTAGTGGGAAAGGGCTGTAATATATTATCTGGTAGTATTATAAAGCCTAACTGTAAGATTTGGCCTGATAAAAAAATTGAAGAGAATACTATAATAAATGAAAATTTAGTTTGGGGTACAAAGTATTCAAAGAATATTTTTGGTTATAGAGATATAAAAGGAGTTGTAAATATTGATATTACTCCTGAATTTGCTTCACGTCTAGCTTCAGCATTTGCTTCTACTAAGGAACAAAATGGGATATATGTAGTTGCTAGTGATAATTCAGATGCTTCTATTTTAATTAGAAAGTCTTTAATATCAGGCATATTATCAACAGGAGCAGGTGTAATTGAGATAGATAATTCAGTTATACCAATGAGTAGATTTGCTATTAGATATTTCAAAGCTGATGGAGGATTACATGTTAGATCAGATAATATAGAGCCAGATATGATTCGTATTGAGTTATTAGATGGAAATGGTTCTAACTTAAATAGAGCTATGGAAAGAAAAGTTGAAAATCTATTTAACAGAGGAGATTTTCAAAGATGCAAATTTAAGGCTATAAAAAAAGTCATGCATATAGATAATTTTTATTATTACTATATAAAAAAAGGTCAAGATATTCTCAAAAGCATAAATGAAATAAAAAGAGAAAATTTTAGAATTTTGATAAGCTCTAGATCTGAAGATATTATGAAATTAGCAAAAGATTATCTGGCTGATTTAGGCTGTAAAGTCAAGTTAGATTATTCAATTGTAGATTTTGATTCAACTGATGATTATTTGAATTATATGTCTGAGAAGGTTAGAAATGGCGTATATAAAATGGGCATAATCTATAGCGAGAATGCGGAGAATACCATTTTAATAGATGAATTAGGTAGAATAATAGATAAAGCGAGATATGTAGTTTTAGTTTCTTTAGTCATACTAAAAAGTGGTATAGTAAAGAATTTAGTAGTTCCATATAATGCACCTAAAGTTATAGACAAGATTGCTAACAAGTATTATACTAACGTGATCAGAAGCAAAAATAATCCTTCTGATATTATAAACAGTATTTTAAAAATTGAAGATGATGAAGAATCAATTATGCTTCAATATACTTTAAATTTTGATGGTATATGGGGAACAGGTAAGATAATAGATTATTTAGTTAGTTCAAACAAAACATTAGCAAATCTTTACGATGAAATACCAGATATACATTATATAAAAAGTGAGGTTATATGTGATTGGCAAGACAAAGGTAGAGTGATTAGACAAATTATTGAGGAAAATAAAGATCCAGGTATAGAGATGTTTGAAGGGGTTAGATTTAATTCAGAAAATGGCTGGGCATTAATATTGCCAGATAGTGAAAGACCTGTATTTAATATTTATGCAGAAGGATTAACAGAGGAGTATGCTAAAGAAATATCTACTTTCTATATCGATAAAGTAAAGAAAATATTACAAAATCAAGGGCATTAA